The following proteins are co-located in the Halarcobacter sp. genome:
- a CDS encoding UDP-2,3-diacylglucosamine diphosphatase, whose product MKYKSIFISDIHLGTKFSNTKQLLDFLKNNECENLFLVGDIIDGWAIKRKFIWPQSHSDVIQKILKRARKGCNVTFITGNHDEFLRPFVPLILGNSLEIKNELIYTSLEGKKYLVTHGDFFDSITMTKKWLAILGDYGYELLLNVNQTLNTMRAKLGIKSKWSLSKYVKDNVKSSVSFITDFEATLANHAKYKGYDGIICGHIHKAETKMIDSVEYFNCGDWVESCTAIVETYEGEFKIINWLHK is encoded by the coding sequence ATGAAGTACAAGAGTATATTTATATCAGATATCCATTTGGGAACAAAGTTTTCAAACACAAAACAATTATTAGATTTTTTAAAAAACAATGAATGTGAAAACCTATTCTTGGTAGGAGACATAATAGATGGATGGGCTATTAAAAGAAAATTTATATGGCCACAGTCACATTCTGATGTTATTCAAAAAATATTAAAAAGAGCAAGAAAAGGTTGTAATGTTACTTTTATAACTGGTAACCATGATGAATTTTTAAGACCTTTTGTCCCTTTGATATTAGGTAATTCTCTTGAAATAAAAAATGAACTTATTTATACCTCTTTAGAAGGTAAAAAGTACCTAGTGACCCATGGAGATTTTTTTGATTCTATTACCATGACAAAAAAATGGTTGGCAATACTTGGTGATTATGGATATGAACTACTTTTAAATGTGAATCAAACTTTAAATACTATGAGAGCAAAACTTGGAATTAAATCAAAATGGTCTTTGTCTAAATATGTAAAAGATAATGTAAAATCTTCAGTTTCATTTATAACTGATTTTGAAGCAACCCTAGCTAATCATGCAAAATATAAAGGATATGATGGCATAATATGTGGACATATTCATAAAGCAGAAACAAAAATGATAGACTCAGTTGAATACTTCAACTGCGGTGATTGGGTAGAATCTTGTACAGCTATTGTTGAAACATATGAAGGTGAATTTAAAATTATTAATTGGTTACATAAATGA
- a CDS encoding glycosyltransferase, producing MKNLNICLVSDTVFDVNGVSRFIQDFAKEAVTYNKEFTVITSTKKEAEESFANIKNIKPIFRMKMPYYQSLDLVLPNFFKIKAEIKKLNPDLLHISTPGTVGLCALISAKLLKIPVVGIYHTDFPAYMYKNTKNRFVRWGTIKFLKFFYGSYKVLFSRSDEYFKTLKEQLGFKDEDLYLLKAGINIESFDKEYKDDSIWDKYKVDNKKFKVLYVGRVSVEKNVHKLLNLWQEAKLENSQLILVGDKELKNRVENDSITYLGRKRGIELSKIYASSDCFIFPSTTDTLGQVVMEAMASSLPVIVTTKGGPKTFVKKEFGYIVDINSNKEIIEALTELSKKDKEYFFKKKKAYEFMRDMSISHSFLDFWQKNEEIFKKLS from the coding sequence ATGAAAAATTTAAATATATGCTTAGTTAGTGACACAGTTTTTGATGTTAATGGTGTTTCAAGGTTTATACAAGATTTTGCAAAAGAAGCAGTAACATACAATAAGGAGTTTACTGTAATTACCTCTACAAAAAAAGAAGCGGAAGAGAGTTTTGCAAATATAAAAAATATTAAACCTATATTTAGAATGAAGATGCCTTATTATCAGTCTTTAGATTTGGTTTTGCCAAATTTTTTTAAAATAAAAGCTGAAATCAAAAAACTTAATCCTGATTTATTACATATCTCTACCCCTGGAACTGTAGGATTATGTGCATTAATAAGTGCGAAACTATTAAAAATACCAGTTGTTGGTATTTATCATACGGATTTTCCTGCATATATGTATAAAAATACTAAAAATAGATTTGTGCGTTGGGGTACAATTAAATTTCTAAAATTTTTTTATGGTTCATATAAAGTTTTATTTTCTAGATCAGATGAGTATTTTAAAACTTTAAAAGAGCAATTAGGTTTTAAAGATGAAGATTTATATCTTTTAAAAGCGGGTATAAATATAGAAAGCTTTGATAAAGAGTATAAAGATGATTCTATTTGGGATAAATACAAAGTAGATAACAAAAAATTTAAAGTTTTATATGTTGGTAGAGTTTCAGTTGAGAAAAATGTACATAAACTTTTAAATTTATGGCAAGAGGCAAAACTTGAAAACTCACAACTTATATTAGTAGGGGATAAAGAGTTGAAAAATAGAGTTGAGAATGACTCTATTACATATCTTGGAAGAAAAAGAGGAATAGAACTTTCTAAGATTTATGCTTCAAGTGATTGTTTTATATTCCCATCAACAACTGATACTTTAGGGCAAGTGGTTATGGAGGCTATGGCATCATCTTTGCCTGTTATAGTTACCACTAAAGGTGGTCCTAAAACTTTTGTGAAAAAAGAGTTTGGATATATTGTTGATATAAATTCAAATAAAGAGATTATTGAAGCTTTAACTGAATTATCAAAAAAAGATAAAGAGTATTTTTTTAAAAAGAAGAAAGCATATGAGTTTATGAGAGATATGTCTATCTCTCATAGTTTCTTAGATTTTTGGCAAAAAAATGAAGAAATTTTTAAAAAATTAAGCTAA